In a genomic window of Nocardiopsis mwathae:
- the bla gene encoding class A beta-lactamase → MRFQLTRRASLAAAAALAFTPLIGCATADTTADPTSTTANRAAADSAFEQELQQLESEYDARLGVYAIDTGTDEVVEYRADERFAYCSTHKAFSAAEVLRQTPLDELDEIVTYTEDDLVTYSPITEKHVDTGMPLRDIAAAAVSYSDNTAANLLFHELGGPSGLGDALKEIGDETTHVDRLETELNEATPGDIRDTSTPEALATTLSKYTLGDVLPEDKRDILNDMLKGNTTGDNLIRAGVPDDWTIGDRTGAGAYGTRNAIAVAWRPDGDPIVFAIMTSRDDKDAEYEDALVAEATKVAVDALT, encoded by the coding sequence ATGCGGTTCCAACTGACCCGACGTGCCTCACTGGCGGCGGCGGCCGCGCTCGCGTTCACGCCGCTCATCGGCTGCGCGACCGCCGACACCACCGCCGATCCCACGTCCACCACCGCGAACCGGGCCGCGGCGGACTCCGCCTTCGAGCAGGAGCTCCAGCAGCTCGAAAGCGAGTACGACGCCCGCCTCGGCGTCTACGCGATCGACACGGGCACCGACGAGGTCGTCGAGTACCGCGCCGACGAGCGCTTCGCCTACTGCTCCACCCACAAGGCGTTCTCCGCCGCCGAGGTCCTGCGGCAGACGCCCCTGGACGAGCTCGACGAGATCGTCACCTACACCGAGGACGATTTGGTCACCTACTCGCCCATCACCGAGAAGCACGTCGACACCGGGATGCCGCTGCGCGACATCGCCGCAGCCGCGGTCAGCTACAGCGACAACACCGCCGCCAACCTCCTCTTCCACGAGCTGGGCGGGCCGAGCGGGCTGGGCGACGCGCTGAAGGAGATCGGCGACGAGACCACGCACGTGGACCGCCTGGAGACCGAGCTGAACGAGGCCACGCCCGGCGACATCCGCGACACCAGCACGCCGGAGGCCCTGGCCACGACCCTGAGCAAGTACACGCTGGGTGACGTACTGCCGGAGGACAAGCGCGACATCCTCAACGACATGCTCAAGGGCAACACCACCGGGGACAACCTGATCCGCGCCGGAGTCCCCGACGACTGGACCATCGGCGACCGGACCGGCGCCGGGGCATACGGGACGCGCAACGCCATCGCGGTGGCGTGGCGCCCGGACGGCGACCCGATCGTCTTCGCGATCATGACCAGCCGCGACGACAAGGACGCCGAGTACG